The Candidatus Eremiobacterota bacterium genome has a segment encoding these proteins:
- a CDS encoding HEPN domain-containing protein, translating into MKQELITLARHRITRARECLIEAGHLMDSGGYRGAINRFYYGAFYAARALLALKELDSARHSGIISLFQASFVKAGVFDVDKARALPRAFEKRQKTDYSDYATVTKEEAEAVGREVAAFIDESENVLERILDTP; encoded by the coding sequence ATGAAGCAGGAGCTGATCACCCTTGCGAGGCACCGCATCACGAGAGCAAGGGAGTGCCTTATAGAGGCCGGCCACCTGATGGACTCAGGAGGCTACCGGGGTGCAATAAACCGATTCTATTACGGCGCGTTTTATGCGGCAAGAGCCCTTCTTGCCCTTAAGGAGCTTGACTCGGCCCGGCACAGCGGGATCATTTCTCTTTTCCAGGCAAGTTTCGTCAAGGCAGGGGTATTTGATGTGGATAAGGCAAGAGCTCTTCCCCGTGCCTTTGAGAAGCGCCAGAAAACAGACTATAGCGACTATGCAACAGTCACAAAGGAAGAAGCTGAGGCGGTAGGTCGGGAAGTGGCAGCCTTTATCGACGAGAGCGAGAATGTCCTGGAGCGGATTCTGGATACTCCGTAA
- a CDS encoding nucleotidyltransferase domain-containing protein, with amino-acid sequence MEALKLSPSEKDALRQFKTRAESSLGGHLVKILLFGSKARGDASEESDIDLMVVLNDDDPALEDLILDIAYEVNLAHEFYLSPKVITLKSLEDRTWRATPFIKAIEKESIEL; translated from the coding sequence GTGGAAGCATTGAAGCTGTCGCCATCGGAAAAAGATGCATTGAGGCAATTCAAGACCAGGGCTGAAAGCTCGCTTGGCGGGCATCTTGTGAAAATTCTGCTTTTCGGTTCAAAAGCCAGAGGAGACGCCTCTGAAGAATCGGACATTGATCTCATGGTCGTGCTGAACGACGACGATCCGGCACTGGAAGATCTCATTCTGGACATTGCCTACGAAGTGAACCTTGCCCACGAGTTCTATCTTTCCCCCAAAGTCATCACTTTAAAGAGCCTGGAGGACCGCACCTGGAGAGCAACTCCTTTCATCAAAGCCATTGAAAAGGAGAGCATAGAGCTATGA